From the genome of Gracilibacillus salitolerans, one region includes:
- a CDS encoding 3-hydroxyacyl-CoA dehydrogenase NAD-binding domain-containing protein, translated as MSNTNTVAVIGTGVIGNGWIGRFLAQGQDVIAFDPAEGAEERTRNVVAQVWPELEKLGLAEGASQDRLTFVSTLEEAVQSADFIQENVPEREDIKKSVLTSIDQHAKPDAIVGSSTSGITATTLQEGLQHPGRVIVAHPFNPVYILPLVELVGGRATDDVQMERAKAFYQSIQMKPLVIKKEIEGHVADRLMEALWREALHLVNDGIVTTEEADAAIIYGAGLRWAQMGPFLTFHLAGGEQGMRHMLEQFGPALKKPWTKLEAPELTKDLKEKVIEGCESHAGDVPISELEDKRNEFLVKLLDLVEDYWPQSKI; from the coding sequence ATGAGTAATACAAATACAGTAGCTGTGATTGGTACAGGTGTAATAGGGAATGGTTGGATAGGAAGATTTTTAGCTCAAGGACAAGATGTTATCGCATTTGATCCTGCTGAAGGAGCGGAAGAGCGTACACGTAACGTGGTCGCACAAGTTTGGCCAGAACTAGAAAAGCTTGGTCTGGCAGAAGGCGCTTCTCAAGATCGTTTAACATTCGTTTCTACATTAGAGGAAGCTGTTCAATCCGCTGATTTTATTCAGGAAAATGTGCCAGAGCGTGAAGATATTAAGAAAAGTGTGTTAACTAGTATTGATCAACACGCGAAGCCTGATGCGATCGTTGGATCTAGTACATCCGGAATTACGGCAACTACATTACAAGAAGGCTTACAGCATCCTGGACGTGTGATTGTTGCGCATCCTTTTAACCCAGTATATATTTTACCGCTTGTTGAACTTGTTGGCGGGAGAGCAACGGATGACGTACAGATGGAAAGAGCAAAAGCATTCTATCAATCTATTCAAATGAAACCATTAGTGATTAAGAAAGAAATCGAAGGCCATGTAGCCGATCGTTTGATGGAAGCATTATGGCGTGAAGCACTTCACCTTGTTAATGATGGCATTGTCACGACAGAAGAAGCCGATGCTGCAATTATTTATGGTGCAGGACTTCGTTGGGCTCAAATGGGACCTTTCTTAACATTCCATTTAGCAGGTGGAGAACAAGGGATGCGCCATATGCTTGAACAATTTGGTCCAGCATTGAAAAAGCCATGGACAAAATTAGAAGCACCTGAGCTAACAAAGGATTTAAAAGAAAAAGTAATTGAAGGCTGTGAAAGCCATGCAGGTGATGTTCCAATTTCTGAATTAGAAGATAAGCGAAATGAATTTTTAGTAAAATTACTAGATTTAGTAGAAGATTATTGGCCTCAATCTAAAATTTAA
- a CDS encoding thioesterase family protein translates to MAFQYQDYVHHNWVDYNGHMNDAAYAKVFSLAVDAFIDEIGLGAEAREEYSYTIFTLETHLCYLQEAHQDQQLTVTVQLLDIDAKRLHVIFTMKNANEDVLATSEQMLMGMNTEQERPAPFPASVADQVEAIWNEDKLLEAPKQVGRAIGIKRK, encoded by the coding sequence ATGGCATTTCAATACCAAGATTATGTGCATCACAATTGGGTCGATTATAACGGCCATATGAATGACGCCGCCTATGCGAAAGTATTTAGTCTGGCTGTCGATGCCTTTATTGATGAGATCGGACTAGGTGCAGAAGCTCGCGAAGAGTACAGCTATACCATTTTTACATTAGAAACACATCTATGTTATTTGCAAGAAGCACATCAAGATCAACAGTTAACAGTGACCGTACAACTATTAGATATCGATGCCAAACGTTTACACGTTATTTTTACGATGAAAAATGCGAACGAAGACGTGCTTGCGACAAGTGAACAAATGTTAATGGGAATGAATACTGAACAAGAACGACCTGCCCCTTTTCCTGCATCGGTTGCTGATCAAGTAGAAGCAATCTGGAACGAAGATAAACTGCTAGAAGCACCGAAACAAGTAGGGAGAGCGATCGGAATTAAACGAAAATAG
- a CDS encoding quaternary amine ABC transporter ATP-binding protein: MNKIEVNNITKIFGSHPQQGLKRLKNGEQKSEILEKTGMTVGVNQASFAVKSGEIFVIMGLSGSGKSTLIRLVNRLIEPTDGEVLIDGKDITKMDKNTLIDTRRKKLGMVFQKFGLLPHKTILANVAYGLELQGVSKQEREKKALETIKDVGLSGYEDSYPSQLSGGMQQRVGIARALANDTDILLMDEAFSALDPIIRKEMQDELLKIQNKLGKTVLFITHDLDEALKLGDRIAIMKDGRIVQIGTSEEILENPANDYVSNFVKDVDRSKVLEASHVMKKPEVLLTYKDGPRVAVRKMEEAGVSSIFVTDKEKNFQGLLTIDDAVKAYQNNIPMEEVLITDNIHSTSPNTPLNDLIGIAADVKYPIVVEEDGKLLGIVSRVSILSGLVLGKEKDEVEST, encoded by the coding sequence ATGAATAAGATTGAAGTGAATAATATAACGAAAATCTTTGGCTCTCATCCACAGCAAGGTCTCAAACGCTTGAAGAACGGAGAACAAAAAAGTGAAATCCTCGAAAAGACTGGAATGACAGTTGGTGTTAACCAAGCATCATTTGCAGTGAAATCTGGAGAAATCTTCGTTATTATGGGCCTTTCTGGAAGTGGTAAATCAACATTAATACGATTAGTAAATCGGTTGATTGAACCTACAGATGGAGAAGTTTTAATCGATGGAAAAGACATTACCAAAATGGATAAGAATACGTTAATTGATACAAGACGTAAAAAATTAGGGATGGTCTTCCAAAAGTTTGGTTTGTTACCTCATAAAACAATCTTGGCTAATGTCGCTTATGGCTTAGAACTCCAAGGTGTTAGTAAACAAGAGCGAGAGAAGAAAGCACTAGAAACGATTAAAGATGTTGGACTTAGTGGCTATGAGGATAGCTATCCCAGTCAATTAAGTGGTGGGATGCAGCAACGAGTTGGAATTGCTCGTGCCCTTGCTAATGATACTGACATCCTTTTAATGGATGAGGCGTTCAGTGCGTTAGACCCGATTATTCGAAAAGAAATGCAAGATGAACTATTAAAAATTCAAAATAAATTAGGAAAAACCGTATTATTCATTACCCACGATTTAGACGAGGCGTTAAAGCTTGGAGATCGTATTGCGATCATGAAAGACGGAAGAATCGTCCAGATTGGAACATCAGAAGAGATTTTAGAAAATCCAGCAAATGATTATGTATCCAACTTTGTGAAGGATGTCGACCGTTCCAAAGTATTAGAAGCGTCCCATGTGATGAAAAAGCCGGAAGTGTTATTAACGTATAAAGATGGGCCACGTGTAGCGGTAAGAAAGATGGAGGAAGCGGGCGTTTCCAGTATCTTCGTTACCGATAAGGAAAAGAATTTTCAAGGCTTGTTAACGATTGATGATGCGGTAAAAGCATATCAAAACAATATCCCAATGGAAGAAGTCCTGATTACGGATAACATTCATTCCACATCTCCTAATACACCGTTAAATGATTTAATTGGTATTGCGGCAGATGTTAAATATCCAATTGTCGTGGAGGAAGATGGAAAGCTATTAGGTATTGTATCTCGTGTTTCCATCCTTTCGGGATTAGTGCTTGGGAAAGAGAAAGATGAGGTGGAATCAACATGA
- a CDS encoding ABC transporter permease: MNYFYFPLEDWTNDFVNNWLLPVMGGFFDSISVPLRSFIDGVTNLIIAIPPEIIAVLLILLAWKLAGKGTALFTLIGCLYIGSVDLWAETMQTVAIVIVSTIIAIIFGVPVGILSAKSNLIDKMVRPILDFMQTLPIFVYLIPSILLFGLGGVPAVIATFVFAAPPAVRMTRLGIIQVPAEVVEASKAFGSTSKQLLFKVQLPLAVPTIMAGINQTIMLALSMAVVASMIGAPGLGSIVLSGISTVNVGLGLIGGLAIVVIAIILDRITQGIGNKL; this comes from the coding sequence ATGAATTATTTCTACTTTCCATTAGAAGATTGGACAAATGATTTTGTTAATAACTGGTTACTACCAGTTATGGGTGGTTTTTTTGATAGTATCAGTGTTCCACTTCGCTCTTTTATTGATGGGGTAACTAATCTAATTATTGCGATTCCTCCTGAGATTATCGCAGTTCTGTTGATACTATTAGCATGGAAGCTCGCAGGCAAAGGGACGGCATTGTTTACCTTAATCGGCTGCCTTTACATCGGTTCTGTTGATTTATGGGCAGAAACCATGCAAACTGTTGCCATTGTGATTGTTTCCACGATTATCGCGATTATTTTTGGTGTTCCGGTTGGGATTTTAAGTGCCAAAAGTAATCTGATAGATAAAATGGTTCGTCCGATATTGGACTTTATGCAAACATTACCTATTTTCGTCTATTTAATTCCATCGATTTTATTATTTGGACTTGGTGGTGTGCCCGCGGTAATCGCAACATTCGTTTTCGCGGCTCCACCGGCAGTAAGAATGACTCGATTAGGAATTATACAAGTACCAGCAGAAGTAGTAGAAGCATCAAAAGCATTTGGTTCCACTTCGAAACAGTTACTGTTCAAAGTGCAATTACCACTTGCGGTACCAACGATTATGGCTGGTATCAACCAAACGATTATGCTGGCGCTATCGATGGCAGTAGTTGCATCGATGATTGGTGCCCCAGGACTTGGTTCGATTGTATTATCAGGGATTTCAACGGTTAACGTTGGTCTTGGTTTAATTGGTGGTTTAGCCATTGTGGTGATCGCGATTATACTTGACCGAATCACACAAGGTATAGGAAATAAATTATAG
- a CDS encoding glycine betaine ABC transporter substrate-binding protein, whose product MKKVVLTMMTALLVMFIVGCSQQSDEANGDEAGAEEKQTITLGVTPWTSTVPPTEIAQIILEDMGYNVEQTQADAGSTYIGLSRGDIDVFMDGWFPVHDVYIEKYSDTIEETAVSYPEADSGLVVPTYMEDVNSIEDLKGIEANLSNEIYGIEEGASITGEIDGLIESYELDVTQVNSSEGGMIAQAMRKMESEEPVVFYGWRPHTMFNKFDIKVLEDPKGIFETASVKVITNNEIQETAPDAYAFLSNWSISIDDVEEMIVKIEEEEIPAEEVAQEWIDNNQDKVDEMLGE is encoded by the coding sequence ATGAAAAAAGTAGTATTAACAATGATGACTGCCTTACTAGTCATGTTTATCGTGGGATGTTCCCAACAAAGTGATGAAGCAAACGGAGACGAGGCAGGTGCAGAAGAGAAACAAACCATTACACTAGGTGTAACCCCATGGACAAGTACGGTACCACCTACTGAAATTGCCCAAATTATTTTGGAAGATATGGGTTATAACGTAGAACAAACACAAGCAGATGCGGGTAGTACGTATATCGGTCTATCTCGTGGCGATATCGATGTATTTATGGATGGCTGGTTCCCAGTACATGACGTATACATTGAAAAATATAGTGACACTATTGAAGAAACAGCAGTTAGCTATCCTGAAGCAGATTCTGGGTTAGTAGTGCCAACTTATATGGAAGATGTCAATTCAATCGAAGACCTAAAAGGCATCGAAGCTAATTTAAGTAATGAAATTTATGGTATTGAAGAAGGGGCAAGTATCACAGGAGAGATCGACGGATTAATCGAGAGTTATGAGCTTGATGTGACACAAGTTAATTCTTCTGAGGGTGGAATGATTGCCCAAGCAATGCGTAAAATGGAAAGTGAAGAACCAGTTGTTTTCTATGGCTGGAGACCACACACGATGTTTAACAAATTTGATATTAAAGTTTTAGAAGACCCTAAAGGTATTTTTGAAACAGCATCTGTTAAAGTAATTACCAATAATGAAATACAAGAAACTGCTCCAGATGCCTATGCATTCTTAAGCAATTGGAGTATCTCTATTGACGATGTGGAAGAAATGATTGTCAAAATTGAAGAAGAAGAAATTCCTGCAGAAGAAGTAGCACAAGAGTGGATTGACAACAATCAAGATAAAGTAGATGAAATGCTAGGTGAATAA
- a CDS encoding CocE/NonD family hydrolase — MTKINQVIVDREVPCTLRDGVTLYANIYRPQARGSYPVLLTRLPYNKNLPNYSHRWIDPIRTVMQGYIVIIQDVRGRYASEGEFEPFVQEAKDGYDTVEWTASLPYSSGKVGMFGLSYYAFTQLYALVEQPPSLKAIFPAMTGNIFKEPFGGDGVLALASSETWMLDSVAPDYLKRKLSPEEYTKAIKELTKDLDKIEEWHKYTPVKDLPPVMKHPVLHDIYRNYMEQEYNQKALAHTDGKNYADYMNIPAYHLAGWYDNFLSQTVMNYEQMSADNPNQQLIVGPWGHGMVGSELGERSFGVNSSAHSIDGEEDLTSLHIKWFNRWLKEDHDTRKADEDPVKIFVMGINEWRTEKEWPLQRTIYTNYYFHSDGQANSQTGTLNTIVPANEPNDHYIHDPVNPVPTHGGGTLFYNGRNAGPRDQRVIEQREDVLVYTSHPLEESIEVTGSAKVVLWASTDAVDTDFTAKLVDVFPDRTAYNLADGVVRAKYHNGKSKADEVDCYEIELSPTSNVFLPGHSIRIDIASSDFPRYDVNPGTGETTLDTVDMVKAKQKVFHQAAYPSHVVLPIIPD; from the coding sequence ATGACAAAAATCAATCAAGTAATTGTTGATAGGGAAGTGCCTTGTACTTTACGAGATGGTGTTACATTATATGCTAATATCTATCGTCCACAAGCAAGAGGGAGTTATCCGGTTTTACTTACCCGTTTGCCTTATAATAAAAATCTTCCAAACTATTCTCATAGATGGATCGATCCAATTCGCACGGTGATGCAAGGCTATATAGTGATTATTCAAGATGTTCGTGGTCGCTATGCATCGGAAGGAGAATTCGAACCTTTTGTCCAAGAAGCAAAAGATGGCTATGACACTGTTGAATGGACTGCGAGCTTGCCATATTCGAGTGGCAAAGTGGGTATGTTTGGCTTATCTTATTATGCATTCACTCAATTATATGCATTAGTAGAACAGCCACCTTCGCTAAAAGCAATATTTCCAGCAATGACTGGAAACATTTTTAAGGAACCATTTGGGGGAGACGGCGTACTTGCATTGGCTTCTTCTGAAACATGGATGCTTGACTCTGTAGCACCAGATTATTTAAAAAGAAAGTTAAGTCCAGAAGAATATACCAAAGCGATCAAGGAGCTTACTAAAGACCTTGATAAGATTGAAGAATGGCACAAATACACACCAGTAAAAGACTTACCGCCTGTGATGAAACATCCGGTATTGCACGACATCTATCGCAATTATATGGAGCAAGAATATAACCAAAAAGCATTAGCACATACAGATGGTAAGAACTATGCTGATTATATGAATATACCAGCCTATCATCTTGCAGGCTGGTATGATAATTTCCTAAGTCAGACAGTAATGAATTATGAACAGATGAGCGCCGACAATCCTAATCAACAGTTAATCGTTGGACCATGGGGACATGGTATGGTTGGTTCTGAGTTAGGTGAGCGTTCCTTTGGGGTAAATAGTTCTGCTCACTCGATTGATGGTGAAGAGGATCTAACATCCCTCCACATTAAATGGTTCAATCGTTGGCTGAAAGAAGATCACGATACACGTAAAGCTGATGAAGATCCTGTCAAAATTTTTGTAATGGGGATTAATGAATGGCGGACTGAAAAAGAGTGGCCATTACAACGAACGATATATACAAACTACTATTTTCATAGTGATGGACAAGCAAATAGTCAGACTGGAACTTTAAACACAATCGTCCCTGCAAATGAACCAAACGATCACTATATTCACGATCCAGTAAATCCGGTACCTACTCATGGTGGGGGAACCTTATTTTATAATGGTAGAAACGCTGGGCCACGTGATCAACGAGTAATAGAGCAACGAGAAGATGTACTCGTCTATACGTCACATCCATTGGAAGAATCTATAGAAGTAACGGGTTCAGCAAAAGTGGTGTTATGGGCTTCTACTGATGCTGTTGATACAGATTTCACTGCAAAATTGGTCGATGTTTTCCCTGATAGGACGGCTTATAATCTAGCAGACGGTGTTGTTCGAGCCAAATATCACAATGGGAAAAGTAAAGCTGATGAAGTGGATTGCTATGAAATAGAATTATCTCCGACAAGTAATGTATTTTTGCCAGGTCATTCGATCAGAATTGATATTGCATCCAGTGATTTTCCACGCTATGATGTGAATCCAGGTACAGGTGAAACAACTTTAGATACCGTAGATATGGTGAAGGCAAAACAAAAAGTGTTTCATCAAGCAGCATATCCATCACATGTTGTGTTGCCGATTATACCTGATTGA
- a CDS encoding DMT family transporter yields the protein MNKGLFAVLIVITTSLMGSSFAIGKIGLNYISPLLLVGIRFTLAGILMGIMVRIFKRDHPNTLREWGQIMLVGLFQTAGVMGFIFISMRTITAGESSILTFTNPLLVVIFGTLFLGTKYRWTQWLGVIAGFLGVFITLGADLDVQQIGTVLGFLSAVSWAIATLLMNRWGKRLDVWVVTAYQMLAGGVLLLLASAFFEQVEMVITPSSVFIVLWLAVMASIVQFAVWFFLLQNENPGKVSSFLFLAPLFGVLFGWLLLDEQLHISTLIGGSIILVGIYLVNRPQSTS from the coding sequence TTGAACAAAGGATTATTTGCTGTATTAATCGTTATAACTACAAGTTTAATGGGATCATCGTTTGCGATTGGCAAGATCGGATTAAATTATATATCACCTTTACTGTTAGTTGGGATACGTTTTACATTGGCAGGTATATTGATGGGAATAATGGTTCGTATATTCAAGCGAGATCACCCGAACACTTTAAGAGAATGGGGTCAAATTATGCTGGTTGGCTTGTTCCAAACAGCAGGGGTGATGGGCTTTATCTTTATAAGTATGAGAACAATAACGGCTGGTGAATCGTCGATTTTAACCTTCACCAATCCATTACTTGTTGTTATTTTCGGAACATTATTCTTAGGGACGAAATATCGTTGGACTCAATGGTTAGGTGTAATCGCTGGATTCTTAGGTGTATTTATTACGCTAGGTGCTGATTTAGATGTGCAACAAATTGGTACTGTTCTTGGTTTCCTAAGTGCGGTTTCCTGGGCGATTGCAACATTGTTGATGAATAGATGGGGAAAAAGACTTGATGTATGGGTAGTAACTGCCTACCAAATGCTTGCTGGTGGAGTTTTGTTATTATTGGCGAGTGCCTTTTTTGAACAAGTGGAAATGGTCATTACACCAAGCTCAGTATTCATCGTTTTATGGTTAGCTGTCATGGCATCGATTGTGCAGTTTGCAGTCTGGTTTTTCCTATTGCAGAATGAGAATCCGGGTAAGGTAAGTTCGTTTTTATTTTTAGCTCCGCTATTCGGTGTACTATTTGGTTGGCTTTTATTGGATGAACAATTGCATATCTCCACATTAATAGGTGGATCCATTATATTAGTTGGTATTTATCTTGTGAATAGACCACAAAGTACATCTTAA